The Nocardioides pantholopis genome window below encodes:
- the paaB gene encoding 1,2-phenylacetyl-CoA epoxidase subunit PaaB, which yields MSGTAGQWPLYEVFVRGRRGLNHVHVGSLHAADDAMALHHARDVYTRRNEGVSIWVVRSDAVSASSPDEKDPMFAPAGDKVYRHPTFYAVPEDVPHL from the coding sequence GTGAGCGGGACCGCGGGCCAGTGGCCGCTCTACGAGGTATTCGTCCGCGGGCGGCGCGGACTCAACCACGTGCACGTGGGGTCGCTGCACGCCGCCGACGACGCGATGGCGCTGCACCATGCCCGAGACGTCTACACCCGACGCAACGAGGGCGTGAGCATCTGGGTGGTGCGCTCCGACGCCGTCAGCGCCTCCAGCCCGGACGAGAAGGACCCGATGTTCGCGCCGGCCGGCGACAAGGTCTACCGGCACCCCACCTTCTACGCCGTCCCCGAGGACGTCCCGCACCTGTGA